ATTCTACCCTCAGGGGATTAAGCTCAACGGATGGTTGGCACAGAAAAGGCTCTAGGGCTGGTTGAGACCCGGGGTCTGGTAGCTGCCATCGAAGCGGCCGACACCATGGTGAAAGCGGCCAACGTACGCCTGCTGGGCAAGGAGGTGACGGCCGCGGCGCTGGTTACGGTGAGCGTCGAAGGTGAGACCGGCGCGGTGCGTGCGAGTGTATCGGCTGGCGCTGCGGCAGCGGAGCGAGTAGGCGAGCTGGTCTCCAGCCACGTGATTCCCAGGCCGCATGACGAAACTGACCGGGTGCTCATTCATCCGGGCGGCAGATCCGGACCCCCTACGCCCACCCCCGCCGATGACGCGCCACCGACAGAGACGAGCGTGCCCTCCCAGCAGGAACTAGCGTCGCTGCCGGTTCGGGAGCTGCGCGATATTGCCCGGCGGACAGCGGGTTTCGGCCTGCAGGGCAGGGATATTTCCCGGGCCACCAAGGAGCAGCTCCTGGCAGCGTTCCGACAGGTAGCCTGACCCCGGCTTGCATCCCGTCCCCTTTGCCCTTATCTTCCCATCAGGCAACTGACGTCCGGCACCCACCCCCGCCGGAACGCCAGGTAATCGTAGGAGGGGGGTGGACGGCCTGCCCGGAGCATTAACCTATGCCCTACTGGTCGCGTCTACTAATTGACTCCTGCGCGACAGAACCTTCTGCCTCACGGAGCGTATAGTCCATCATGATGAAACCTGCACGCCTAGTGGCCCTTTCTGTGATCCTGTGGCTGGCTACGCCCCTCGGTGCCCAGTTTGGACAAAATATTGTCCAGTACGACCGCTACGACTGGCAGTTTATTCAGTCCCCCTACTTCGACATCTATTTCTACGGGGACAACCTTCCTCTGGCCGAGTTTGCATCGGGAGTGGCCGATGAAGCCTACCGTCAGATCTCGGACCGCCTGAACTGGCAGATTCAGAAACGGGTCTCCATCATGATCTACGCGTCCCATGCAGATTTTCAGCAGACCAATGTGACCTTCAGCTACATGTACGAGGGAATTGGCGGCGTTACAGAGCTGTTCAAGAACCGGGTCGTGGTGCCATTTGAAGGCAGCTACGATGATTTCAGGCATGTCATCCGGCATGAGCTGGTGCATGCCCTGCTCAATGATATGATTTATGGCGGCAACGTGCAGTCGATCATAAGTGGCCGTATCCGTTATTCCATTCCGGGCTGGATGAACGAGGGCCTATCGGAGTATCTCGCCACGGGTTGGGATGCCAACTCCGACATGTACATGCGGGACCTTGCTCTGCACGGAGATATAGTGCCGATCCAGCAGCTTGGCGGGCTGTACGCCTATCGCGGGGGTCAGTCGGTGTGGCGCTACATTGCCGGTAAGTACGGCGAGGAGTCCATCGCCGAAATTTTCAGCCGCGTCAAAATGTCTGGCAATGTGGAGCGGGGCTTCCGTGCGGCCATCGGAGCCGACTTTGAGCTGCTCACTGATCAGTGGCGGGATTACCTCAAGAAGCTGTACTGGCCGGATGTAGCTGGCCGGGACCGGCTCAAGGATATTGCCCATCCGGTGACTAAGCACGAGGAACTGCAGAACACCTACAACATCGCGCCCGC
This is a stretch of genomic DNA from Candidatus Neomarinimicrobiota bacterium. It encodes these proteins:
- a CDS encoding BMC domain-containing protein → MVGTEKALGLVETRGLVAAIEAADTMVKAANVRLLGKEVTAAALVTVSVEGETGAVRASVSAGAAAAERVGELVSSHVIPRPHDETDRVLIHPGGRSGPPTPTPADDAPPTETSVPSQQELASLPVRELRDIARRTAGFGLQGRDISRATKEQLLAAFRQVA